The Euzebyales bacterium DNA window CGCCGGTGCGGTCGGAGAGCTCGACGAGCACGTTGAGGAAGTCGAAGGAGTCGAGGTCGTACGCCGCACGCAGATCGTCGTTCGGGTCGACCGTGTCGGGATCGACCTCCGGGGCGATGGTGCTGAGCACGTCCAGCACGGTCCGCCGCAGGTCGGTGGTCGTGTTCATAGTCGGTCAGGCTCCTGCAGGAGGCGGTCGATGGTCGCCAGGTACCGGCTGCCGCGATGCCCGTCGCTGACGCGGTGGTCGCCGGCCAGCGTCGCGGTCACGCCGACGCGGGCGCCCACCGTCCCGCCCGTCGTCCATGGCCGTTCGCTGATCCGTCCGAATCCGACAAGGGCGACCTGCGGGGGGTAGATCACACCGAACACTGCCTTGGCGCCCCGGTCGCCGAGGTTGGTGACCGTGATGGTCGGATCGACCATCTGCGAGCTGCGCAGCGTCCCGGCACGGGCGGCGGAGATCAGCTCACGCAGGCTCGCCATGAGCTCGTCGACGGAGCGCTGGTCGGCATCGGTGATCGCCGGTGCGATGAGGCCACCGCCGCGAAGCGAGATCGCGACGCCCAGTCGAACCTGCGAACTGGGACGGAAGGCGCCATCGGTCCAGTGTCCGTTGACGTCCGGCACGTCACGCGCCGCCGTGGCCACCGCCTTGAGCAGCAGGGCGGCGGGCAGCACCCGGGTCTTGATCGGTCGCTCGTGATTGTGCTCCTCCAGCCACGCCGTCGCCCCGGTCAGGTCGATGTCGGTCTGCAGGTGGTAGTGCGGAATCTCCCGCTTGGACCGCGTCATCAGCACTGCGGTCGCATGCTGCTGCGCGGCGAGACGGTCGCGCGGCGACGCTTCGGCCCGTGGCTTCCCGGCGGCGGACCTCGCCGCCGCCTCGACGTCCGCCGCCACGATCATCCCGTCCACGCCGCTGCCACGAAGCCCGCGGACATCGACGTCCAGCTCGGCCGCGACCCTGCGCGCGTAGGGTGACGACCGTGGACGCCGGTGGACGCCGATCGCGTCGTCGATGTCGTGACGGGTGACCGCACCCCCGGGACCAGAGCCCGTCATCGTTGACAGATCGATCCCATGTGTCCGTGCCAGACGACGGACTAGCGGCGAGTGCGGCTCGCCGCGGCGGCCCGCCCGGGCTGGCACCGCCGGCGGGACGGCGGGTGCTGGTGCGGTGTCCGTTGTTGCTGGCTGTGCGACGGCCGGTTCGGCCGCCGCCGTCGCGGAAGGCGTCGGGGCGGCGGCTGCGCTGCGGATGCGGGCGAGCGGCGTTCCGACCGGCACGTGTGCGCCCTCGTCGACGAGGAGCTCGTCGACCACACCTGACTGGTAGACCTCCACCTCAATGGCCGACTTCTCGGTGTCGACGACCGCGACGATGTCACCACGCTCCACCTCGTCGCCCGGCTGCACCCGCCACTCCACCAGCGTGCCGGCGACCATGTCGGCGCCCAGTGACGGCATGCAGAACTCAGCCATCACCGACCACCGCGGCGCGCGTGGTTGCTGCGATCGTGTCGGGCTGTGGCAGCGCGGCCTGCTCGAGATGCGCAGGATATGGCAGCGGCACCTCGGCGGTGCACACACGTGCGATCGGTGCGTCCAGCTCGTACAGCGCCTGCTCGGTGATCCTCGCGCTGATCTCGGCGGATATGCTGCCGCTGCGCCAGCCCTCATCGACGATCACGACGCGGTGCGTGCGGGCGACCGACGACAGGAACACGTCGTCGTCCAGCGGCCGCAACGACCGCAGGTCGATGACCTCGGCGCTGATGTCGCTGGAACTGAGCTGCTCGGCGGCGGTGAGCGCCTTGGGGAGGCTCCCACCATAGGTGACGATGGTCACGTCACGGCCCGCGCGCCGGATGATCGCGTGGTCGATGTCCACCGGGCCGGATGCGTCGTCGACGTCGCCTTCGACGCCGTACAGGCCATTGTGTTCGAAGATCAGCACGGGATCGGGATCCTCCAGCGCGGTCCACATCATCCAACGGGCGTCGGCGACGGTCGCGGGCGCGATCACCTTGATGCCGGGGATGTGTGCGTACCAGCCTTCGAGGCTGTGGGAGTGCTGCGCCGCCAACTGACGCCCGGCCCCCGTCGTCATGCGGATGACCAGTGGCACGTTGAGCTGCCCACCGGACATGTGCAGGATCGTCGCGGCGTTGTTGACGATCTGATCCAGGGCCAGCAGGCTGAAGTTCACGGTCATGATCTCGACGATGGGCCGCATGCCGCCGAGTGCCGCGCCGATGCCTGCACCGACGAAGGCGGACTCCGACAGTGGCGTGTCGCGTATCCGTTCCGGCCCGAACTCCTCGAACAGGCCCATGCTGACTGCGAAGCACCCGCCGTATGCCCCGACGTCCTCGCCCATGAGGAACACACGGTCATCACGATGCAGCGCGTCCCGGATGGCTTCGCGCATCGCCTCGCGGTATGTGGTCGTCGTCATGGCCGGCTCTCTGCACGTTCGCTGTAGACGAAGCGCCCGAGATCAGACTCGGGCTCCCATGTTCCGGCCTCCGCGAACGCGACGGCATCGGCGACCTCCTCGTCGACGCCGGCCTCGAGTCGCTCGCGTTCCGCTTCATCGAGCATCCCGGCCGCGCGCAGGCGGGCGTCGAACATCGCGATCGGATCGTGGTGGGACTGCTCGTAGTCGACCTCCTCCTTCGTCCGGTACCGCTGCGGGTCGAACATCGAGTGCGCGCGGAAGCGATACGTCTTGAACTCGAGGAAGTGGGGACCGCCACCTGCGCGCACGGCCCGCACCGCCCTGGCAGCCGCATCCTCGACGGCCACGACGTCCATGCCGTCGATGGGCCACGCCGGCACCTCGTATGCCGCGGCCTTCAGGCTCAGGTCCACCTGGGACTCGGAGCGGCGCAACGCCGTGCCCATCGCGTACCGGTTGTTCTCGCAGCACAACAGCACCGGCAGGTCCCACAGGGCGGCGAGGTTGAGCGATTCGTGGAACTCGCCCTCAGCGACGGCGCCCTCACCGAAGAAGCACGCGGTGACCCGTGCCCGGCCGGCGAGCTTGTCGGCCAGCGCCAACCCCACCGCGATGGGCAGCCCCCCGCCGACGATGGCGTTGCCCCCGTAGAAGCGGGTGGCCGTGTCGAACAGGTGCATCGAGCCTCCACGGCCGCGGCTGCACCCCTCGACCTTGCCGAACATCTCGGCCATGACCGCGCGCGCGGACACGCCACGCATGAGGGCGTGCCCGTGTTCGCGGTACGTGGCCACCACGGCGTCGTCTGGCGCGAGCGCGCCGATCGCTCCCGCCGCGATCGCCTCCTGCCCGATGTACAGGTGCAGGAAGCCCCGGATGGCCATCTGCGTGTACAGCTCGGCGCAGCGCTCCTCGAAGCGGCGCACGAGCAGCATGCGGCGCAGCAGGTCCAGCGCGTGATCGCGATCGAGTGATTCGGACGGCGACTGCACAGGGGTGGTCATGGTGCGCGCTCCAACGTCGACGTGTCGCCCTCGGGAAGGCCCAGCTCCCGCGCCTTGAGCAGCCGCCGCATGATCTTGCCGCTGCGCGTCTTCGGCAGATCTGTCGCGAACTCGAGCTCCTTGGGCGCGACGACCGCGCCCAGCCGCGTGCGTGCATGGCCGAGCAGCTCGAGGCGCAGCCGCGCGCCCGGCTCGTAACCGGGATTGAGGGCCACGAAGGCCTTGACGATCTCGCCGGCGAGCGGGTCCGGTTTGCCGATGACGCCGACTTCGGCGACCGCCTTGTGCTCGAGGATCGCGCTCTCGACCTCGAATGGGCCGATGAGGTGACCGGCGGACTTGATGACGTCGTCGGCCCGGCCCACGAACCAGAACCAGCCGTCGGCATCGCGACGGGCCAGGTCGCCGGTCAGGTACCAGTCGCCGGCAAAGGTCTTTGCGTAGCGTGCCGGTTCGTGGATGTAGCCGCCGAACATCGATGGCCAGCCGACCCGCAGCGCCAGCATGCCCTCGACGCCGGAGGTGTCGACGAGTTCCGGTGCGCCGTCGGAGATGACCGGCCTGGTGTTCGCGTCGACACGCACGATGGCGGCGTCGATGCCGGGCATCGGGCGTCCCATCGATCCCGGACGGATCGGGCTGGCGGCGAAGTTGGCGATCATGATGGCGCCGGTCTCGGTCTGCCACCAGTTGTCGTGGATCGCCGGGCCGAGCACGGCGCTGCCCCACTCGACCGCTTCAGGGTTCAGCGGTTCGCCGACGCTCGCGATGAAGCGCAGGTGTCCGAGGTCCGCGTCCGCGGCGAGCTCAGGCCCCGCGCGCATCAGCCGGCGCACCGCGGTGGGCGCCGTGTACCACACCGTGACGCGTTCCCGCTCGAGGATCCGGTACCAGCGGGCCACGTCGAACTCTCCCGTGTCCACGATGCTCGTCACGCCGTGGACGAGCGGGGCGATGATGCCGTAGGACGTGCCCGTGACCCAGCCGGGATCGGCCGTGCACCAGTAGACGTCGTCGGGGTGCAGGTCCAGTGCGTACCGTGCCGTGGCGTGATGGGCGACGACTGCGCGGTGGACGTGCATGGCGCCCTTCGGCGTGCCGGTCGTGCCGCTGGTGAAGTGGAGCAGCGCGAGGTCGTCGGGTTTCGTCGCCGCGACGGTGGACGTCGGCGACATGCGCGTCATCAGGCCGTCGAGGTCGGTCGTCCCGTCGGGCAGCCGTTCGGAGTCGCGCTCGACATCGGCAACCAGCACGTGGT harbors:
- a CDS encoding acyl carrier protein, which translates into the protein MNTTTDLRRTVLDVLSTIAPEVDPDTVDPNDDLRAAYDLDSFDFLNVLVELSDRTGVEIPESDYEQVRTLGRCVAYIQSRQA
- a CDS encoding dihydrolipoamide acetyltransferase family protein — its product is MAEFCMPSLGADMVAGTLVEWRVQPGDEVERGDIVAVVDTEKSAIEVEVYQSGVVDELLVDEGAHVPVGTPLARIRSAAAAPTPSATAAAEPAVAQPATTDTAPAPAVPPAVPARAGRRGEPHSPLVRRLARTHGIDLSTMTGSGPGGAVTRHDIDDAIGVHRRPRSSPYARRVAAELDVDVRGLRGSGVDGMIVAADVEAAARSAAGKPRAEASPRDRLAAQQHATAVLMTRSKREIPHYHLQTDIDLTGATAWLEEHNHERPIKTRVLPAALLLKAVATAARDVPDVNGHWTDGAFRPSSQVRLGVAISLRGGGLIAPAITDADQRSVDELMASLRELISAARAGTLRSSQMVDPTITVTNLGDRGAKAVFGVIYPPQVALVGFGRISERPWTTGGTVGARVGVTATLAGDHRVSDGHRGSRYLATIDRLLQEPDRL
- a CDS encoding alpha-ketoacid dehydrogenase subunit beta; this translates as MTTTTYREAMREAIRDALHRDDRVFLMGEDVGAYGGCFAVSMGLFEEFGPERIRDTPLSESAFVGAGIGAALGGMRPIVEIMTVNFSLLALDQIVNNAATILHMSGGQLNVPLVIRMTTGAGRQLAAQHSHSLEGWYAHIPGIKVIAPATVADARWMMWTALEDPDPVLIFEHNGLYGVEGDVDDASGPVDIDHAIIRRAGRDVTIVTYGGSLPKALTAAEQLSSSDISAEVIDLRSLRPLDDDVFLSSVARTHRVVIVDEGWRSGSISAEISARITEQALYELDAPIARVCTAEVPLPYPAHLEQAALPQPDTIAATTRAAVVGDG
- the pdhA gene encoding pyruvate dehydrogenase (acetyl-transferring) E1 component subunit alpha codes for the protein MTTPVQSPSESLDRDHALDLLRRMLLVRRFEERCAELYTQMAIRGFLHLYIGQEAIAAGAIGALAPDDAVVATYREHGHALMRGVSARAVMAEMFGKVEGCSRGRGGSMHLFDTATRFYGGNAIVGGGLPIAVGLALADKLAGRARVTACFFGEGAVAEGEFHESLNLAALWDLPVLLCCENNRYAMGTALRRSESQVDLSLKAAAYEVPAWPIDGMDVVAVEDAAARAVRAVRAGGGPHFLEFKTYRFRAHSMFDPQRYRTKEEVDYEQSHHDPIAMFDARLRAAGMLDEAERERLEAGVDEEVADAVAFAEAGTWEPESDLGRFVYSERAESRP
- the acsA gene encoding acetate--CoA ligase → MAASELSDRAIRPGAAVAATSPVVTKDVSTFAVPPNLVDYDRARATFSWDVAAHELDGLPGGGLNIVYEALDRHARGPRRDRTALRFIDHGGAVTDLTYAQVLELSSRFANVLEELGVRRGERVFALLGRIPALYVAALGTLRHGSVFCPLFSAFGPEPIRQRLAIGDAVVLVTTPRLYERKVAGIRSRVPALNHVLVADVERDSERLPDGTTDLDGLMTRMSPTSTVAATKPDDLALLHFTSGTTGTPKGAMHVHRAVVAHHATARYALDLHPDDVYWCTADPGWVTGTSYGIIAPLVHGVTSIVDTGEFDVARWYRILERERVTVWYTAPTAVRRLMRAGPELAADADLGHLRFIASVGEPLNPEAVEWGSAVLGPAIHDNWWQTETGAIMIANFAASPIRPGSMGRPMPGIDAAIVRVDANTRPVISDGAPELVDTSGVEGMLALRVGWPSMFGGYIHEPARYAKTFAGDWYLTGDLARRDADGWFWFVGRADDVIKSAGHLIGPFEVESAILEHKAVAEVGVIGKPDPLAGEIVKAFVALNPGYEPGARLRLELLGHARTRLGAVVAPKELEFATDLPKTRSGKIMRRLLKARELGLPEGDTSTLERAP